A single Macrobrachium nipponense isolate FS-2020 chromosome 5, ASM1510439v2, whole genome shotgun sequence DNA region contains:
- the LOC135215621 gene encoding YTH domain-containing protein 1-like isoform X1 gives MEKMICAVPLMVLWVATVLTPSSTLTSAALLSEEKQPEKYEGPLLSTFKGVNREFIQNTDGTYHFSFSLPQQDRYENRDADGKVTGSFSFVDNSGEEISVKYDADDKGFRPESDALPEIPEDTDDVQSAREQFLRYYEQTKKFLENLGSDEDSDDSSSSEESDEYDDNDEEDESDEEDDSDEDSDEEDSEEEEEEDEDEEEEEEGEEEEKENEEEEENANVLSFTTQRKSSSDFGRRIRQQDISRAAETVKQKRRANSRAVFLPFPIADPRSVFGRRTSFMKH, from the exons ATGGAGAAAATGATCTGTGCAGTCCCTTTGATG gTATTATGGGTAGCTACTGTTTTGACACCAAGTAGTACTCTAACTTCGGCAGCGCTGTTATCAGAAGAGAAACAACCAGAGAAATACGAAGGACCTCTTCTGTCGACTTTCAAGGGCGTTAACCGAGAGTTCATTCAAAACACAGACGGAACATATCACTTCTCCTTCTCGCTCCCCCAGCAAGATAGATACGAAAATCGTGATGCGGATGgaaag GTCACTGGATCCTTCTCTTTTGTGGACAACAGCGGTGAGGAGATCTCCGTAAAATACGATGCCGATGACAAAGGATTCCGCCCGGAGAGCGATGCCCTTCCCGAA ATTCCCGAAGATACCGACGACGTGCAGAGCGCCCGCGAACAGTTCCTGAGGTACTACGAACAAACGAAAAAGTTCCTCGAGAATTTGGGCTCTGACGAGGATTCCGACGACTCTTCATCATCCGAAGAATCCGATGAATACGACGACAATGATGAAGAAGACGAAAGTGACGAGGAGGATGATTCCGATGAAGACTCTGATGAGGAGGAtagtgaagaggaagaagaagaggatgaggatgaggaggaggaggaggagggggaagaagaagaaaaggagaacgaggaggaagaggagaatgcTAACGTCCTCAGTTTCACCACACAGCGGAAGTCCAGCAGTGACTTCGGAAGACGCATCAGGCAGCAGGACATCTCCAGAGCTGCCGAAACTGTTAAGCAGAAACGACGTGCAAACAGCAGGgcagtttttcttcctttccccatAGCGGACCCCAGGTCTGTTTTTGGTAGAAGGACCTCttttatgaaacattaa
- the LOC135215621 gene encoding YTH domain-containing protein 1-like isoform X2, with the protein MAPLWVLWVATVLTPSSTLTSAALLSEEKQPEKYEGPLLSTFKGVNREFIQNTDGTYHFSFSLPQQDRYENRDADGKVTGSFSFVDNSGEEISVKYDADDKGFRPESDALPEIPEDTDDVQSAREQFLRYYEQTKKFLENLGSDEDSDDSSSSEESDEYDDNDEEDESDEEDDSDEDSDEEDSEEEEEEDEDEEEEEEGEEEEKENEEEEENANVLSFTTQRKSSSDFGRRIRQQDISRAAETVKQKRRANSRAVFLPFPIADPRSVFGRRTSFMKH; encoded by the exons gTATTATGGGTAGCTACTGTTTTGACACCAAGTAGTACTCTAACTTCGGCAGCGCTGTTATCAGAAGAGAAACAACCAGAGAAATACGAAGGACCTCTTCTGTCGACTTTCAAGGGCGTTAACCGAGAGTTCATTCAAAACACAGACGGAACATATCACTTCTCCTTCTCGCTCCCCCAGCAAGATAGATACGAAAATCGTGATGCGGATGgaaag GTCACTGGATCCTTCTCTTTTGTGGACAACAGCGGTGAGGAGATCTCCGTAAAATACGATGCCGATGACAAAGGATTCCGCCCGGAGAGCGATGCCCTTCCCGAA ATTCCCGAAGATACCGACGACGTGCAGAGCGCCCGCGAACAGTTCCTGAGGTACTACGAACAAACGAAAAAGTTCCTCGAGAATTTGGGCTCTGACGAGGATTCCGACGACTCTTCATCATCCGAAGAATCCGATGAATACGACGACAATGATGAAGAAGACGAAAGTGACGAGGAGGATGATTCCGATGAAGACTCTGATGAGGAGGAtagtgaagaggaagaagaagaggatgaggatgaggaggaggaggaggagggggaagaagaagaaaaggagaacgaggaggaagaggagaatgcTAACGTCCTCAGTTTCACCACACAGCGGAAGTCCAGCAGTGACTTCGGAAGACGCATCAGGCAGCAGGACATCTCCAGAGCTGCCGAAACTGTTAAGCAGAAACGACGTGCAAACAGCAGGgcagtttttcttcctttccccatAGCGGACCCCAGGTCTGTTTTTGGTAGAAGGACCTCttttatgaaacattaa